GGGGGAGTGTTGGGAGGTGGCTTCACAGATTCTCTAAGATATTCTCTGTAGATAGGAGGTTTAGGGATGCTGTAGCGGTTGATGAGACCGTGGTTAAGATGCATGGCCTCAGGGCTTATGTATGGTCCGCAGTGGACGTGGATTCAG
The genomic region above belongs to Candidatus Methanomethylicota archaeon and contains:
- a CDS encoding DDE-type integrase/transposase/recombinase, with product MASRGSVGRWLHRFSKIFSVDRRFRDAVAVDETVVKMHGLRAYVWSAVDVDSGEILAVYASRSRNMLIALKLLRIVLDRCLNKPPIIVDRGPLI